In Pseudomonas sp. ADAK18, a single window of DNA contains:
- a CDS encoding LysE family translocator — MSLETWLLFSGAALVVILIPGPLSLLMISNSLNYGLRRSYPAFLGGVFASICLLSASALGLGALLLASEQLFSALKIVGALYLFYLAWQSWQQSRQPTQGAEVPETAPTPRFRALFGQAFVLGASNPKDILFFAAFLPQFLSSQQPFLPQLLIMIATWTVLDLLCKLAYGLGAHGAARYLRSGSGQSWFNRISAGLFGGAGVLSLIKARVGSL; from the coding sequence ATGAGTCTGGAAACCTGGCTGCTGTTCAGCGGCGCTGCGCTGGTGGTGATCCTGATTCCGGGGCCACTGTCGTTGCTGATGATCAGCAACAGTTTGAACTACGGCCTGCGCCGTTCGTACCCGGCGTTTCTCGGTGGCGTTTTTGCTTCGATCTGCCTGTTGAGTGCCTCGGCCCTGGGGCTCGGCGCCCTGTTGTTGGCCTCAGAGCAGCTGTTCAGCGCCTTGAAGATAGTCGGCGCGCTGTATCTGTTTTACCTCGCCTGGCAGAGCTGGCAGCAATCTCGCCAGCCAACCCAGGGCGCCGAAGTGCCGGAGACAGCACCGACACCACGCTTTCGCGCCCTGTTCGGTCAGGCTTTTGTACTGGGCGCGAGCAATCCCAAGGACATTCTGTTTTTCGCCGCGTTCCTGCCGCAGTTCCTCAGCAGTCAGCAGCCTTTTCTGCCTCAGTTGCTGATCATGATTGCCACCTGGACCGTCCTCGACCTGCTATGCAAGCTGGCCTACGGCCTGGGCGCGCATGGCGCAGCGCGGTATCTACGCAGCGGTAGCGGCCAAAGCTGGTTCAACCGCATCAGTGCCGGGTTATTCGGGGGTGCTGGGGTTCTATCGCTGATCAAGGCTCGAGTGGGCTCACTTTGA
- a CDS encoding NCS2 family permease, translating to MESRKSEAPTLDLSPPHNGWLERLFKLRLHGTTVRTELIAGLTTFITMAYIIFVNPNIMADAGIDHGAAFVATCIAAALGCLLMGLYANWPVGLAPGMGLNAFFTYTVVGTMGYTWETALGAVFISGVLFMILTLSRIREWLLNSIPVSLRYAMGAGVGLFLGIIGLKTSGIIVASPATLIKLGNLRDPAPLLAAVCFLMIAVLSYHRVFGAILISIITVTLAGWGLGLVQYHGILSSPPSLAPTWMAMDVAGVFNISMISVVLAFLFVHMFDTAGTLMGVAQRAGLVNADGRIENLSRALKADSASSVFGAMVGVPPVTSYVESAAGVAAGGRTGLTAVTVGVLFIAAMFFAPLAGMIPAYATAGALIYVAMLMMGGMAHIDWDEATDSIPAIVTMIMMPLTFSVADGIALGFISYVVLKAGTGKFKEISISLWVLCAIFIAKFIFL from the coding sequence GTGGAAAGCCGCAAATCCGAAGCCCCTACGCTGGACCTTTCGCCACCACACAACGGCTGGCTGGAACGCCTGTTCAAATTGCGTTTGCATGGCACCACTGTGAGGACCGAGCTGATCGCCGGTCTTACGACCTTCATCACTATGGCCTACATCATTTTCGTCAACCCCAACATCATGGCCGACGCCGGCATCGATCACGGCGCGGCGTTTGTCGCCACCTGCATCGCCGCCGCCCTGGGCTGCCTGTTGATGGGCCTGTACGCCAACTGGCCGGTAGGCCTGGCGCCAGGCATGGGGCTGAACGCGTTTTTTACCTACACAGTGGTCGGCACCATGGGTTACACCTGGGAGACCGCGCTGGGTGCGGTGTTTATCTCCGGGGTGTTGTTCATGATCCTGACGTTGTCGCGCATCCGTGAATGGCTGCTCAACAGCATCCCGGTCAGCCTGCGCTACGCCATGGGCGCAGGTGTGGGGCTGTTTCTAGGGATCATCGGCCTGAAAACCTCCGGGATCATCGTTGCCAGCCCGGCCACGCTGATCAAGCTGGGCAACCTGCGCGACCCTGCACCATTGCTGGCTGCTGTGTGTTTCCTGATGATCGCGGTGCTGAGCTACCACCGAGTGTTTGGTGCGATCCTGATCAGCATCATCACTGTGACCCTGGCGGGCTGGGGTCTAGGCCTGGTGCAGTATCACGGCATCCTGTCGTCACCGCCGAGCCTGGCACCGACGTGGATGGCCATGGACGTCGCCGGCGTATTCAACATCAGTATGATCAGCGTGGTACTGGCGTTTCTGTTTGTGCACATGTTCGACACCGCCGGCACGCTGATGGGCGTGGCGCAACGTGCCGGACTGGTCAACGCTGACGGCCGCATTGAAAACCTGTCCCGCGCCTTGAAGGCCGACAGCGCCTCCAGCGTGTTCGGCGCCATGGTCGGCGTGCCGCCCGTGACCAGCTACGTGGAAAGTGCTGCCGGTGTCGCCGCTGGTGGTCGCACCGGGTTGACGGCGGTCACCGTCGGCGTGCTGTTTATCGCGGCGATGTTTTTCGCCCCGCTGGCTGGCATGATTCCCGCCTACGCCACCGCCGGCGCGCTGATTTATGTGGCGATGCTGATGATGGGCGGCATGGCCCACATCGACTGGGATGAAGCCACCGACAGCATCCCGGCGATTGTCACCATGATCATGATGCCCCTGACCTTCTCGGTCGCCGACGGTATTGCCCTGGGCTTTATCAGCTACGTGGTGCTCAAGGCCGGCACCGGCAAGTTCAAGGAAATCTCCATCAGCCTGTGGGTGCTGTGCGCGATCTTCATCGCCAAGTTTATCTTCCTGTAG
- a CDS encoding MarR family winged helix-turn-helix transcriptional regulator, whose translation MLDLKNQTSQQAAMEAFFFGYQAFTAKADEMLERRGLSRVHQRIVFFIARYPALSVKELLELLGVSKQALNMPLRQLQEMHLVNSVASATDKRKRLLELTEEGLRFEQSLRREQVKLLQRAFAEAGETAVEGWLAVNKALCGQS comes from the coding sequence ATGCTTGACCTTAAAAACCAGACCTCTCAGCAAGCGGCCATGGAAGCGTTCTTCTTTGGCTACCAGGCCTTCACCGCCAAGGCTGATGAAATGCTTGAGCGTCGCGGCCTGAGCCGGGTGCATCAGCGCATTGTGTTTTTTATCGCCCGCTATCCGGCCTTGAGCGTCAAGGAGCTGCTGGAACTGCTCGGTGTCAGCAAGCAGGCGCTGAACATGCCGCTACGCCAGTTGCAGGAGATGCACTTGGTGAACAGCGTCGCGTCAGCGACGGACAAGCGTAAACGCCTGCTGGAACTGACCGAAGAAGGACTGCGTTTCGAGCAGTCACTACGCCGCGAACAAGTGAAATTGCTGCAACGGGCGTTCGCTGAGGCTGGAGAGACCGCAGTAGAGGGCTGGCTGGCGGTAAACAAGGCACTTTGCGGCCAATCCTGA
- a CDS encoding PLP-dependent aminotransferase family protein: protein MAFSERVSRLKSSLIREILAAAQRPEVMSFAGGLPAEAMLPPLDWDDMPLNIGQYGMSEGEPQLRELLAAEARALGIPCEASQVLVVSGSQQTLDLAAKLYIDKGTKVLLEGPTYLAALQIFQLFGADCLTVPLEADGPNLAALRKSLEQHRPSFIYLIPTFQNPSAVRYSEAKRDAVAALLDEFEVTLIEDEPYRELTFDGGSAQPIVSRLKRASWIYTGTVSKTLLPGLRVGYLIASPDLFRPLLKLKQSADLHTNRVGQWQAMQWIGTEKYQQHLVELRRFYRVRRDAFQAALERHFSDLADWQEPQGGLFFWLTLKQPLDTRTLLAPALDQNIAFMPGEPFFSEPDNHHGHLRLNFSHIDPARLDEGLKRLAAVVRQAQHAQAA, encoded by the coding sequence ATGGCTTTCTCTGAACGTGTTTCGCGCCTTAAAAGCTCCCTGATCCGTGAAATCCTCGCGGCGGCCCAGCGTCCAGAGGTGATGTCTTTTGCCGGTGGCTTGCCTGCCGAAGCCATGTTGCCCCCGCTTGATTGGGACGATATGCCGCTGAACATTGGCCAGTACGGCATGAGCGAAGGTGAGCCGCAGTTGCGTGAGTTGCTGGCGGCCGAGGCGCGGGCCCTTGGTATTCCATGCGAAGCCAGTCAGGTGCTGGTGGTCAGCGGTTCCCAGCAAACCCTGGACCTGGCGGCCAAGTTGTATATCGATAAAGGTACGAAAGTCCTCTTGGAGGGCCCGACTTACCTGGCCGCGTTGCAGATTTTCCAACTGTTCGGTGCCGATTGCCTGACAGTGCCGCTTGAGGCCGACGGCCCGAATCTGGCGGCCTTGCGCAAAAGCCTCGAGCAGCATCGGCCGTCCTTCATCTACCTGATCCCGACGTTCCAGAACCCGTCGGCGGTGCGCTACAGCGAAGCCAAGCGCGACGCGGTTGCCGCTTTGCTGGATGAGTTCGAGGTGACCCTGATCGAAGACGAACCCTACCGTGAGCTGACTTTCGACGGTGGCAGCGCCCAGCCGATCGTCAGTCGCTTGAAGAGGGCGAGTTGGATCTACACCGGCACCGTGTCCAAGACCTTATTGCCGGGCCTTCGCGTCGGTTACCTGATCGCCAGCCCGGACCTGTTTCGCCCTCTGCTCAAACTCAAGCAGTCGGCCGACTTGCACACCAACCGTGTCGGCCAGTGGCAGGCAATGCAGTGGATAGGCACCGAAAAATACCAGCAGCACCTGGTGGAACTGCGCCGTTTTTACCGGGTTCGCCGCGATGCTTTCCAGGCAGCCTTGGAACGGCATTTCAGTGACTTGGCCGACTGGCAGGAGCCCCAGGGTGGATTATTCTTCTGGTTGACCTTGAAACAGCCGCTCGACACCCGCACTTTGTTGGCACCAGCGCTCGACCAGAACATCGCGTTCATGCCCGGTGAACCGTTCTTTTCCGAGCCGGACAACCATCACGGTCACTTGCGGCTCAATTTCAGCCATATCGACCCGGCGCGTTTGGACGAAGGTCTCAAGCGTCTCGCTGCGGTGGTCCGTCAAGCACAGCACGCGCAAGCGGCATAA
- a CDS encoding glutathione S-transferase family protein, translating to MYKVYGDYRSGNCYKVKLMLSLLGTPYEWVDVDILKGDTQTAEFLAKNPNGKIPVLELEDGTCLWESNAILNFLADGSEFLPSEPRLRTQVLQWQFFEQYSHEPYIAVARFIQLYLGLPEDRQEEYKKLHKGGYKALKVMERQLQLTPYLVGDQFSIADVALYAYTHVADEGGFDLSAYPGVQAWLTRVAGHPGHVTMLG from the coding sequence ATGTACAAGGTTTATGGCGATTACCGTTCGGGCAACTGCTACAAGGTCAAGTTGATGCTTAGCCTGTTGGGCACCCCGTATGAGTGGGTGGATGTCGACATCTTGAAGGGCGACACCCAGACCGCCGAGTTCCTGGCGAAGAACCCCAACGGCAAGATCCCGGTGCTGGAGCTCGAAGACGGCACCTGCCTGTGGGAGTCCAACGCGATCCTGAACTTCCTGGCCGACGGCAGCGAGTTCCTGCCCAGCGAACCGCGCCTGCGCACGCAAGTGTTGCAGTGGCAGTTTTTCGAGCAGTACAGCCATGAGCCGTACATTGCGGTGGCCCGGTTTATCCAGTTGTACCTGGGGCTGCCGGAAGATCGGCAGGAGGAATACAAGAAGCTGCACAAAGGCGGGTACAAAGCCCTGAAGGTGATGGAGCGCCAGTTGCAACTGACGCCTTATCTGGTGGGGGATCAGTTCTCGATTGCCGACGTGGCGTTGTATGCCTACACCCATGTGGCGGATGAAGGTGGCTTTGATTTGAGCGCCTATCCCGGCGTGCAGGCGTGGTTGACGCGCGTGGCCGGTCATCCAGGGCACGTGACGATGCTGGGCTGA
- a CDS encoding LysR family transcriptional regulator, with the protein MKNSIQHIQAFLAVARTGSFTKAANELHLSPSALTVQVQQLEDWLGVALLDRSPRHVSITTAGLDARGPMEKLLLDLDNIVTGSRDLAALRRGVVTIAALPSVCAGSLPPVLRLFRERFAGIEVRLHDLVAHRIHAQVRSGEVDFGIGVRARLSHGLAFVPVLNDRLCAFVPLDHPLTRHTTLTLEQLADQPIILTGRDSSVREQVDALFDETRMTMLAGMEANYMSTVLALVRQGLGISILPESAADSLEGLKRIPIDHPGVNREIGLISRSGMGLSPAAQRCFELLNAELPGTQHP; encoded by the coding sequence ATGAAAAATTCGATCCAGCACATCCAGGCCTTTTTGGCCGTCGCCCGCACCGGCAGCTTTACCAAGGCCGCCAACGAATTGCACCTGTCGCCCTCGGCCCTGACGGTACAGGTGCAACAACTGGAAGATTGGCTGGGCGTTGCCCTGCTCGACCGCAGTCCACGGCATGTCAGCATCACCACGGCCGGGTTGGATGCCCGGGGGCCGATGGAGAAACTGCTGCTGGACCTGGACAACATCGTCACCGGCTCCCGGGACTTGGCGGCGCTACGCCGGGGCGTGGTGACCATCGCCGCCCTGCCCTCCGTGTGCGCCGGCAGCCTGCCGCCGGTGCTGCGTTTGTTTCGCGAACGCTTTGCCGGCATCGAAGTGCGCCTGCATGACCTGGTGGCCCATCGCATTCATGCCCAGGTGCGTTCGGGGGAGGTGGATTTCGGCATTGGCGTTCGCGCACGCCTGAGCCATGGCTTGGCGTTTGTGCCGGTGCTTAATGATCGTTTGTGTGCCTTCGTACCGCTGGATCATCCTCTGACCCGGCACACCACGCTGACCCTGGAGCAACTGGCGGACCAACCGATCATCCTCACCGGCCGCGACAGCAGCGTGCGCGAACAGGTGGATGCATTGTTCGATGAAACACGCATGACGATGCTGGCCGGTATGGAGGCCAACTACATGTCGACGGTACTCGCGCTGGTGCGCCAGGGGTTGGGGATCAGTATTTTGCCGGAGTCGGCAGCAGACAGCCTGGAGGGGTTGAAGCGTATCCCGATCGACCATCCGGGGGTCAATCGGGAGATTGGGTTGATCAGTCGTAGTGGAATGGGTTTAAGCCCGGCGGCGCAGCGGTGTTTTGAGTTGCTGAATGCAGAGCTGCCAGGCACACAACACCCATAA
- a CDS encoding CitMHS family transporter, with protein sequence MLATLGVITILSLLAAVMSKRLSPLVALIALPIIAALLGGFGLQTSAFIITGIKNVAPVVGMFVFAILFFGIMTDAGMLDPIIDRILRTVGTRPTRIVVGTATLALLVHLDGSGAVTFLVTVPAMLPLYTRLGIDKRILACVAAMAAGVNFLPWTGPVLRSSAALHVPVADLFQPLIPVQIVGLIFVFACAWWLGHREEKRLGLGAGSSVDAVPQRVLNEQDEALRRPRLFWVNLVLTVLVMVVMIAGWVDPVVMFMLGTVLALCINYPNVDAQRARIDAHAKTALTMASILLAAGVFTGIMQGTGMLKAIAEVAVAQIPSGHGKLIPAVVGFLSMPLSMLFDPDSYYFGVMPVIAEVGKALGVDPLQVAQASLLGVHTTGFPVSPLTPATFLLVGLCKIELADHQRFTIPFLFAASVLMTLTALLLGVF encoded by the coding sequence ATGCTCGCTACCCTGGGTGTTATTACCATCCTGAGTTTGCTCGCTGCCGTCATGAGCAAACGCCTCTCGCCACTGGTGGCCCTGATTGCCTTGCCGATCATCGCCGCGCTGCTGGGTGGCTTCGGCCTGCAAACCAGCGCCTTCATCATCACCGGTATCAAGAACGTCGCTCCGGTGGTGGGCATGTTTGTGTTCGCGATCCTGTTCTTCGGGATCATGACCGACGCCGGCATGCTCGACCCCATCATCGACCGAATCCTGCGCACGGTAGGGACGCGTCCTACACGCATTGTCGTCGGTACCGCGACCCTGGCGCTGTTGGTGCACCTGGACGGCTCGGGTGCGGTGACGTTCCTCGTGACGGTGCCGGCGATGCTGCCGCTGTATACCCGGTTGGGCATTGATAAACGCATCCTGGCCTGTGTTGCCGCGATGGCCGCCGGGGTCAACTTCCTGCCATGGACCGGCCCGGTGTTGCGTTCCTCAGCGGCGTTGCATGTGCCGGTGGCAGACCTGTTCCAGCCCCTGATACCGGTGCAGATCGTCGGCCTGATCTTTGTCTTCGCCTGCGCCTGGTGGCTGGGCCATCGTGAAGAAAAACGCCTGGGCCTGGGCGCCGGTTCCAGTGTCGACGCCGTGCCGCAACGGGTGTTGAACGAACAGGACGAAGCCCTGCGCCGCCCACGGTTGTTCTGGGTCAACCTGGTGCTGACGGTGTTGGTGATGGTGGTGATGATTGCCGGCTGGGTCGACCCGGTGGTGATGTTCATGCTGGGTACCGTGCTGGCACTGTGCATCAACTACCCGAACGTCGACGCCCAGCGCGCGCGAATCGACGCCCATGCAAAAACCGCCCTGACCATGGCCAGCATCCTGCTCGCCGCCGGCGTGTTCACCGGCATCATGCAGGGCACCGGGATGCTCAAGGCCATCGCCGAAGTCGCGGTGGCACAGATTCCCTCCGGCCACGGCAAGTTGATCCCGGCCGTGGTGGGTTTCCTGTCGATGCCCTTGAGCATGTTGTTTGATCCCGATTCCTACTATTTCGGCGTGATGCCGGTGATCGCTGAAGTGGGCAAGGCCCTGGGTGTCGATCCGTTGCAGGTGGCTCAAGCCTCATTGCTTGGCGTGCACACCACCGGCTTCCCGGTCAGTCCGTTGACCCCAGCCACATTCCTGCTGGTGGGCCTGTGCAAAATCGAACTGGCCGATCATCAGCGCTTCACTATTCCTTTTCTGTTTGCCGCGTCGGTGTTGATGACCCTGACCGCGTTGCTCCTGGGAGTGTTTTGA
- a CDS encoding acyclic terpene utilization AtuA family protein, producing MKTLRIGSGAGYSGDRIEPAVELAEHGDLDYLVFECLAERTIALAQQVRISDPQGGYDPLLSERMRCVLPFVGQLVGRRRLRVITNMGAANPIAAAAEVRRIASELGLNLKVLAVVGDDVLETLRQQPEQLLDNGQTLGSLGERLISANAYLGAQGIIDALRADADVVITGRVADPSLFLAPQMFEFNWATDDWPRLGRGTLVGHLLECAGQVSGGYFADPGFKDVEDLARLGFPLAEIDADGEALITKVKGSGGRVSRATCIEQLIYEVHDPAAYLTPDVCADFSQVAFVEEAVDRVRAHGASGRPRPEQLKVSVGYLDGWIGEGQMSYGGPGAVARAQLARDVVLKRLELTGVPMQEVRAELIGIDSLHGHRSTVEPWEVRLRVSARCEARSDAVRVGNEVETLYTNGPSGGGGASKGLRQVVAVASLLLARNAVNPRIES from the coding sequence ATGAAAACCTTGCGCATCGGTTCCGGCGCCGGCTATTCCGGCGACCGTATCGAACCTGCGGTCGAGTTGGCCGAACACGGCGACTTGGATTATCTGGTCTTTGAATGCCTGGCTGAGCGCACCATCGCTTTGGCCCAGCAAGTGCGGATCAGTGATCCTCAAGGTGGTTATGACCCGTTGCTCAGCGAGCGCATGCGTTGCGTGCTGCCTTTTGTCGGGCAACTCGTCGGGCGTCGGCGTCTGCGGGTAATCACCAATATGGGCGCAGCCAATCCGATAGCGGCAGCCGCTGAGGTACGGCGTATTGCCAGCGAGTTGGGCTTGAACCTCAAGGTGTTGGCCGTCGTGGGTGATGACGTGCTGGAGACCTTGCGCCAGCAACCTGAGCAGTTGCTGGATAACGGTCAGACGCTTGGATCATTGGGCGAGCGGTTGATTTCTGCCAATGCCTACCTCGGTGCGCAGGGCATTATCGACGCCTTGCGCGCCGATGCAGATGTGGTGATCACCGGCCGGGTGGCCGACCCATCGTTGTTCCTCGCGCCGCAGATGTTCGAATTTAATTGGGCTACCGATGATTGGCCGCGCCTGGGACGGGGCACGCTGGTGGGGCATTTGCTGGAATGTGCGGGGCAGGTCAGTGGCGGTTATTTCGCCGATCCAGGCTTCAAGGATGTCGAGGATCTGGCGCGGCTGGGTTTTCCGTTGGCCGAGATAGATGCCGACGGCGAAGCTCTGATCACCAAGGTCAAGGGTTCTGGTGGGCGAGTCAGCCGTGCCACCTGTATCGAACAACTGATTTATGAAGTCCACGACCCGGCTGCGTATTTGACGCCGGACGTGTGTGCGGACTTTTCCCAAGTGGCCTTCGTTGAGGAAGCGGTAGACCGGGTACGTGCCCACGGCGCGTCGGGTCGACCACGGCCTGAGCAGTTGAAGGTCAGCGTCGGTTATCTGGACGGTTGGATCGGCGAGGGACAAATGTCCTATGGCGGTCCGGGGGCGGTGGCGCGGGCGCAACTGGCTCGGGACGTGGTGCTCAAACGCCTGGAACTGACGGGCGTGCCCATGCAGGAGGTACGCGCGGAACTGATCGGCATCGACTCACTGCACGGTCACCGCAGCACTGTTGAACCCTGGGAAGTACGCCTGCGGGTGAGCGCCCGCTGTGAGGCGCGCAGCGACGCGGTGCGGGTCGGCAATGAAGTGGAAACCCTCTACACCAACGGCCCTTCGGGCGGTGGCGGTGCCAGCAAGGGCTTGCGTCAGGTCGTGGCGGTGGCGTCGTTGCTGCTGGCGCGCAATGCGGTCAACCCGAGGATCGAGTCATGA
- a CDS encoding glutathione S-transferase N-terminal domain-containing protein produces the protein MFVKALRVGLGQLIIAGDFITRPRKLQRPAEQQAQVNEAAKALTLYQFHACPFCVKTRRTLRRLNVPVALKDAKNNEQDRQTLLEQGGKIKVPCLRIEENGQTTWMYDSKVIIDYLDKRFAAA, from the coding sequence ATGTTCGTCAAAGCACTTCGAGTGGGCCTCGGCCAGCTCATCATCGCAGGCGACTTCATCACCCGCCCGCGCAAACTGCAGCGCCCCGCCGAGCAACAGGCACAGGTGAACGAAGCGGCCAAGGCCCTGACCCTGTATCAGTTCCACGCCTGCCCATTCTGCGTGAAGACCCGTCGCACCCTGCGCCGCCTGAACGTGCCAGTGGCATTGAAAGACGCCAAAAACAATGAGCAGGATCGCCAGACCCTGCTGGAGCAAGGCGGCAAGATCAAGGTGCCATGCCTGCGTATTGAAGAAAACGGCCAGACCACCTGGATGTATGACTCCAAGGTGATCATCGATTACTTGGACAAGCGGTTTGCGGCGGCCTGA
- the folE gene encoding GTP cyclohydrolase I FolE, whose protein sequence is MSLEQNYTEILGQLGEDVSREGLLDTPKRAAKAMQYLCRGYEQTLEEVTNGALFSSDNSEMVLVKDIELYSLCEHHLLPFIGKAHVAYIPSGKVLGLSKVARIVDMYARRLQIQENLSRQIADAVQQVTGALGVAVVIEAKHMCMMMRGVEKQNSSMITSVMLGEFRENAATRSEFLSLIK, encoded by the coding sequence ATGTCCCTGGAACAGAATTACACAGAGATCCTCGGCCAGCTCGGCGAGGACGTCTCCCGCGAGGGCCTGCTCGACACGCCAAAACGTGCCGCCAAGGCCATGCAATACCTTTGCCGCGGTTATGAACAGACGCTCGAAGAAGTCACCAACGGTGCCCTGTTCAGCTCCGACAACAGCGAAATGGTGCTGGTCAAGGACATCGAGTTGTACTCGCTGTGCGAACACCACTTGCTGCCTTTCATCGGCAAGGCCCACGTCGCGTATATCCCGAGCGGCAAAGTGCTGGGCCTGTCGAAAGTCGCGCGGATTGTCGACATGTACGCCCGCCGCCTGCAGATCCAGGAAAACCTTAGCCGCCAGATCGCCGATGCGGTCCAGCAGGTCACCGGTGCCCTGGGTGTTGCCGTGGTCATCGAAGCCAAGCACATGTGCATGATGATGCGCGGTGTGGAAAAGCAGAACTCGTCGATGATCACGTCGGTGATGCTCGGTGAGTTCCGTGAGAATGCGGCGACCCGCAGCGAGTTTCTCAGCCTGATCAAGTAA
- a CDS encoding Smr/MutS family protein — protein sequence MQDDDFSLFKNELRGVKPIKHDRADTGKPKADRAQIAKLRQAATVRTDATTVDGLSDQFVIDVGPEDELMWARDGVQESQMRKLKVGQIPFEGSLDLHGMNVEKARETLWAFLAEATKFEIRCVRVTHGKAVRLDGKRPMIKSHVNTWLRQHAQVLGFTSCQPRHGGAGAVYVMLKRTMMEGRDE from the coding sequence ATGCAAGACGATGATTTTTCCCTGTTCAAAAATGAGCTTCGTGGCGTCAAGCCGATCAAGCACGATCGCGCTGACACCGGCAAACCCAAGGCCGACCGCGCGCAGATCGCCAAGCTGCGCCAGGCGGCTACGGTGCGTACCGACGCCACCACGGTGGATGGCCTGTCCGACCAGTTCGTCATCGACGTCGGCCCCGAAGATGAGCTGATGTGGGCCCGCGATGGCGTGCAGGAAAGCCAGATGCGCAAGCTCAAGGTCGGCCAGATCCCGTTCGAGGGCAGCCTCGACCTCCACGGCATGAACGTGGAAAAAGCCCGGGAAACCCTCTGGGCCTTCCTCGCCGAAGCTACCAAATTCGAAATCCGCTGCGTGCGCGTCACCCACGGCAAGGCCGTGCGCCTGGACGGCAAGCGACCGATGATCAAAAGCCACGTCAATACCTGGCTGCGCCAACACGCCCAGGTGCTGGGTTTTACCTCCTGCCAGCCGCGTCACGGCGGTGCTGGGGCGGTCTACGTGATGCTCAAGCGGACGATGATGGAAGGCCGCGACGAGTAA
- a CDS encoding cysteine hydrolase family protein, which translates to MSVPKTMFQLSGRGYAAANLNHATLVIIDAQKEYLSGPLALSGMEAAVENIKQLTAAARTASRPIVHVRHLGTVGGLFDPQGERGEFIPGLEPAGDETIIGKLLPSAFHGTGLEKHLQDLGSLDLIVCGFMSHSSVSTTVRAAKNLGFRCTLVEDACATRDLPYKGGILSAEHVQQTEMAIMADNFATLALTKDLI; encoded by the coding sequence ATGTCCGTTCCAAAGACGATGTTTCAACTCAGCGGTCGCGGTTACGCAGCAGCCAACCTGAACCACGCGACCCTTGTGATCATCGACGCCCAGAAGGAATACCTGAGCGGTCCCCTTGCCTTGTCGGGCATGGAGGCAGCTGTCGAAAACATCAAGCAACTGACCGCAGCGGCGCGTACCGCCAGTCGCCCGATTGTCCATGTGCGTCACTTGGGCACCGTCGGCGGGCTGTTCGATCCCCAAGGCGAGCGTGGCGAGTTCATACCGGGCCTGGAGCCTGCGGGTGACGAGACCATCATCGGCAAATTGCTGCCCAGTGCCTTCCACGGCACCGGGCTGGAAAAACACCTGCAAGACCTCGGTTCCCTGGACCTGATCGTCTGCGGTTTCATGAGCCACTCCAGCGTCAGCACCACCGTGCGTGCCGCCAAGAACCTGGGCTTCCGGTGCACCTTGGTGGAAGATGCCTGTGCCACCCGCGACCTGCCCTACAAAGGCGGGATCCTCAGCGCCGAACACGTGCAGCAGACTGAAATGGCCATCATGGCTGACAATTTCGCCACTCTTGCCTTGACCAAAGATCTGATCTGA